One window of Alteriqipengyuania lutimaris genomic DNA carries:
- a CDS encoding DUF1178 family protein: MIVFDLSCAEGHRFEGWFRSSSAFEEQGAKGLLLCPQCGSTEVAKAPMAPAVPAKGNARRPDAPVQGSGDGEGSEVQAGSQGGALPPALKQAMEKLAKLQAEMIKDSTYVGDRFAEETRAMHYGEKDAVLIHGKADADEARELFEEGIAFAPLLIPFTPPDETN; encoded by the coding sequence ATGATCGTGTTCGACCTTTCCTGCGCCGAAGGCCATCGCTTCGAAGGCTGGTTCCGATCGTCCTCCGCCTTCGAAGAGCAGGGCGCGAAGGGCCTGCTGCTGTGCCCGCAATGCGGGTCGACCGAGGTTGCCAAGGCGCCGATGGCGCCCGCGGTCCCCGCCAAGGGCAATGCGCGGCGCCCCGACGCTCCCGTACAGGGTAGTGGCGATGGAGAAGGCAGCGAGGTGCAGGCGGGTAGCCAGGGCGGCGCGCTGCCCCCGGCCCTCAAGCAGGCGATGGAGAAGCTGGCGAAGCTTCAGGCCGAAATGATCAAGGACAGCACCTATGTCGGCGACCGCTTCGCCGAGGAAACCCGGGCGATGCATTATGGCGAGAAGGACGCGGTGCTGATCCACGGCAAGGCCGATGCCGACGAAGCGCGCGAGCTGTTCGAAGAAGGGATCGCCTTCGCGCCGCTGCTGATTCCCTTCACCCCGCCCGACGAGACCAACTGA
- a CDS encoding carbon-nitrogen hydrolase family protein has protein sequence MTSGVDPEGNAAQIAQSMADAGKGGAEMLFAPEMALLLDRDRKRATATMDDPGYPAIVDRLRAAAKENAIWATFGLPVRLESGKLANRSLLIAPSGEIAGRYDKLHMFDVDLDTGESWRESNAYQAGDALSVTGDTPAGRLGLTICYDIRFPALFDALGRAGCDMIAIPAAFTVPTGSAHWHTLVTARAIEASAYVVAAAQVGEHEDGRKTYGHSLVIDPWGDVLLDMGDGEAGLGFAEIDLERIAKVRKQVPSLANRRPIPNLTTP, from the coding sequence ATGACTTCGGGCGTCGACCCGGAGGGCAACGCCGCGCAAATCGCGCAAAGCATGGCCGACGCGGGCAAGGGCGGGGCGGAGATGCTCTTCGCGCCCGAAATGGCTCTGCTGCTCGATCGCGATCGCAAGCGTGCGACCGCGACGATGGACGATCCCGGCTATCCCGCCATCGTCGACCGGCTGCGCGCGGCGGCGAAGGAGAACGCGATCTGGGCGACCTTCGGCCTGCCGGTCAGGCTCGAGAGTGGCAAGCTCGCCAACCGATCGCTGCTGATCGCGCCTTCGGGCGAGATCGCCGGCCGGTACGACAAGTTGCACATGTTCGACGTCGACCTCGACACCGGCGAAAGCTGGCGCGAATCGAACGCCTATCAGGCTGGCGATGCATTGTCGGTGACCGGCGATACGCCCGCCGGTCGGCTCGGCCTCACCATCTGCTACGATATTCGCTTCCCCGCGCTGTTCGATGCGCTGGGGCGGGCAGGGTGCGACATGATCGCGATCCCCGCCGCCTTCACCGTGCCGACCGGCTCCGCGCACTGGCACACGCTGGTGACGGCGCGCGCGATCGAGGCGAGTGCTTACGTGGTCGCCGCGGCGCAGGTGGGCGAGCATGAGGATGGCCGTAAGACCTATGGCCACAGCCTCGTCATCGACCCGTGGGGCGACGTGCTGCTCGACATGGGCGACGGCGAGGCAGGTCTTGGCTTCGCCGAGATCGACCTCGAACGCATCGCCAAGGTGCGCAAACAGGTGCCCAGCCTTGCCAATCGCCGGCCCATTCCCAATCTGACCACCCCATGA
- the grxC gene encoding glutaredoxin 3, with the protein MAAKVDIYTKFGCGYCSRAKSLLDKKGVDYNEYDITMGGEKRDEMQERAPTARTVPQIFIGDSHVGGSDELAALEREGKLDAMLEG; encoded by the coding sequence GTGGCAGCCAAGGTCGATATCTATACGAAGTTCGGATGCGGATACTGTTCGCGCGCGAAGTCGCTGCTCGACAAGAAGGGCGTCGATTACAACGAATACGACATCACGATGGGCGGCGAGAAGCGCGACGAGATGCAGGAACGCGCCCCGACCGCGCGCACCGTGCCGCAGATCTTCATCGGCGACAGCCATGTCGGCGGTTCGGACGAGCTTGCCGCGCTCGAGCGCGAGGGCAAGCTGGACGCCATGCTCGAAGGCTGA
- a CDS encoding Hsp20 family protein: MARIDFTPYRRSTVGFDHLFDLLESSVRNTGDNYPPFNIEKRGEDEFRITLALAGFRAGDIDITAQQNLLTITGRKQDDAKPEGSEMLHVGIANRGFERRFELADHVRVSNADLADGMLVIDLVREVPEAMKPKKIAINGQQSSLSIVDSSESDESDRDAA; encoded by the coding sequence ATGGCACGTATCGATTTCACCCCCTATCGTCGCAGCACCGTGGGTTTCGACCACCTTTTCGACCTGCTCGAAAGCTCGGTCCGCAACACCGGCGACAACTACCCCCCCTTTAATATCGAGAAGCGCGGCGAGGATGAATTCCGCATCACGCTCGCGCTCGCAGGCTTCCGCGCCGGCGATATCGATATCACCGCGCAGCAGAACCTGCTGACCATCACCGGGCGCAAGCAGGACGATGCGAAGCCCGAAGGCAGTGAGATGCTGCATGTCGGTATCGCAAACCGCGGCTTCGAGCGTCGCTTCGAACTGGCCGACCACGTGCGCGTCTCAAACGCCGATCTGGCCGATGGCATGCTCGTGATCGATCTGGTCCGCGAAGTGCCCGAGGCGATGAAGCCGAAGAAGATCGCGATCAACGGTCAGCAGTCTTCGCTGAGCATCGTCGACTCGTCCGAAAGCGACGAATCGGATCGCGACGCGGCCTGA